The Bacteroides sp. AN502(2024) DNA segment CCGGTCTACCCATAGTGAGACCTCGCCTTGTTCGTTAGCTACCACTCCCTGTGCTTTGCCAGTTACTTTCACTGTTGCACCGGGAAGCGGATTTTTGTCTGTGTCTACAATGGTCACTTCTACCAGAATCGTCGCATTGCCTTGGGGCTTTTGGGCGAGCAGGGTGGTAGCCATGCAGTAGAAGCAGAGACAAAACGACATGAATGTTTTGAATGTTTTCTGATACTTCATAAGCTTTTTGAGTTAGGATTAATTATGATTGATGATATCAATATGTCGCTTTATCGGTTGAATCAGATTTTCTACAAAATAATAGCGGATGAGATTCTGGTAATAAGGACACATTACTCCATGGTCTTTGCCTGGTAGGATGAACATATCGAAACGTTTGTTGGCTTTTATCAGGGCATCTGCCAGACGGTAAGTAGACGAAGGTGGTACGTTCTTGTCTACATCACCCGTAATGAGCATCAGCCGTCCTTTCAGATTACCTGCCAATTCCATATTAGTAGGTATTTTTGTGGAGAATACAGTTTTCCCCGTTTTAGGATCGGTTTTCTCTGTTAATCCGTGGAACGTTTCTCCCCACCATTGGATGTAGATATTATTGTCATGGTTACCTGAAGCTGCTATCGCCACTTTATAAAAATCGGGATAGGTGAGGATAGCGGCTACTGCCTGAAATGCTCCTCCGGAATGTCCGTAAATACCTACACGGTCAAGGTCTATGAACGGATATTCATGTGCTAATTGGTTGATGACATTTTTATCATCCGCTAGAGGATAATCGCGGAGGTTACCATAACCGAAATTGTAGAAGTCGTGTCCGCGTAAGGGAGAACTGCCCCGGGGGGCTACGTTAATAACTATAAAGCCGAGTTCGGCCAGCGACTGGTTGCCATTGTCGTCAAGTGTGAATGACTGTGGGACTTGGTCGTCTTGTGGACCTGGATATACATTACTGATAATAGGGTATTTTTTTGTTTTGTCCAGTTGGGATGGAAGGTACATTAAACCATAGAGATCGGTTTTTCCATCTGCAGCTTTCAATTTTAGTAATACGGGGGGCTGCCATCCTGCTCTTCTTAATTTGCTGTCGTCCATGCGGGCTACTTCAAACCGCCGGTTAGGGCGGTCAATAGACAGTACATTCATTACAGGTGCCAAATCCATACGTGAATACTGGTCGATGGCATATCGCCGGTCATCGGAAAGAGTCAGTTCATGGTTGCCGTTTCCCGGAGTGAGTAGCATTTGTCGCTTTCCATCGAGGCTAGCCTTATAATAAAAGGTGTAATAAGGATTAATCCCAGGTTCCTGGCCATATCCGGCAAATATGATATTCCTTTGTAAAGTATCTACATGAACGATGTTACCTGCTATGAGGTTATCACCTTGTGTGATGCGATTAAGTAATTGTCCGTTGCTGTCGTAAAGGTAATAGTTGCCTTTTCCTGTACGTTCCGACCACCAAATGAAATATTTTCCTTTTTCCACAATACGATAGTCGGACAATGTCAGGTTGATATGTGGGGTACATTCTTCAGAGATGAGTTCGGTAACCGTACCATCAATCAGGTTGATACGGCAAAAGTCGATTTTGTCAGCCTTGCGGCTCCGACGGGTCAGGAAGAGAGATTCAGGAGAGCGGAAGTGGTCCAAAGCCACGACCTGATCGGGATACTTGTCGATGGGTAGCATCTTTCCTTGTTCATGGTCGGCATCATACCAATAAAGGCGGTATTGACGTACTCCGGCGTCACCGGGCATGGGCATTTTAAATGTTTTTGTTGTCGGACGCTGGTGTGTAAGGGAGTTGATCAGACTGATTTCTTTTACTTCACTCATATCCTGCATCAGGTAGATGTAGCGATGCCCCAGCCAAAAACCTCTACTGTTGTCTTCTATTGTGTCTTTCGTACAACGATAGGTGTAGGAGGCGTTCTCTTTTCCGTCTGTTGTAAGACGCCGCACGTTTCCTGTACGGTTGTTCCGTATATATAGGTCATATCCGCATCCCAGCATTGTGAAAAGCGAGTCGGTACTATGGTATACTTGTTTGATGATAGGACATTCCTGCTTTTTATTTTCCGGTTTAACTTGCGTCAGCATTCCGGTTTGCATGTCATACATGATGGACTTACCTTTTTTGTCAAGGTAAAAACGGTTGAAGTCATTTTTCTTGAAACGAAAGCCATACAGCTGTATGTTTGAGGCATCGAGCGTATCACCGATAATTTTAGCGTATTGACGAACAAATTGTTCATTATCTTTTATCATAGCCCGCTTCTTTCCATTTTTGGAATTGACCAGATAGTAAAGAATACCATTATCTTCTTTTACATTATAGTAGAAGTAATAACTGCCTTCGACCCAAGTAGGATAAGGTCTTTTACCTTTCACATATAAATCTAGTGAGTCTGCGGAAAATTTCTCGGCTCGTGTCCAATCAGCTTTCTCTACTACGTTGTAAAATGGTGCAGAGGTTCCTTGTGCTTGTATGTATAAACATGACAACAAGCCTATAAAACATGCGATGCTGTTTTTTTTCATCTCTTTTTATTATATTCGGTTGCTAATTTGGCTGCTTGTAATGCATCTATGATTCCTCCGCTTGTGCAACGGTCTTTTAATTCGCTGACGGGGCGTACGCTTTTTATCAATATCTCTTTTATTTGTGCCGCTGTCAACTTTGGAAAGTATGCTCGCAACATAGCTGCTACACCGCTTACTACGGGAGTAGCTATACTAGTTCCTTGTGACACCATATATTGATTGCCTACAGTCACTGAGGTGATTTCTTCGCCCGGGGCATAAACGTCTACCTCTTTGATTCCATAGTTGGAGAATTCGCTCGGTTGTCCTTTTTTATTTGAGGAGCCTATCCTTAAATAATTGCCAAATGTTTTTCCTTTTGAATCTTTTGCTGAAGGAAAATACGCAGTATAGTCAATGTTTCGTTTGTTGTTGCCTGCAGCCTGAATAATGAGCACGTCTTTTTTAAGAGCGTAAGCAATGGCATCGTTTACCATTGTGGCATCGGGTGAGGTATATTTGCCTAAACTCATATTAACAACTTTGGCTCCGTTGTCTGCGGCATAGCGGATAGCGCTGGAAATGTCTTTGTCGTATTCGTCACCATCAGGTACAGCACGGATAATCATTAATCGGGCTTGAGGCCAAACACCTGTTATGGTATTGTCGTTTATTCCTTGACCGGCAATTACTCCGGCTACAAAAGTTCCATGTTCACATCCTTCGGCTTGTAGTAGTGGATTTCCGTAAAAACGGTCTGAAGAATCTTTCAGGTTATCTCCCATCAGTAGTCGTTTATCGGCATCGTGTTCAATTCCGTCCAATCGTTTGAGCATCAAAGCAAATGTATTACGGTGTTCTTGATATACATCTTTCCACAGTGTCTGCTTTCCTTTTTTGAGGAGGTCAACAGACAATGTTTGGCAAGCATTGTTCCATATTTCGTTTTCGATGGGAAGATGAATTAACCTATCGATGGTTAATGTGTCTATATTCATTCCGGGGATGGTTGCCAGTACTGAATCTACCAGTTGGTAAGCTTTGTCTTTTATGGCTGTGTAGTTAACAAATTTGATGTAGCTCATGATACCAGCTTTCTTTTTCATCCTTTCATAGTAGGCGTATTCAGCAGTATCCTGTATCGTTTCCAGTTTTACATTTTTATATATGGGATATAAGCGTTTGAATTCACGGTATTCTTCCGTTCCGGCACTAATCATGCTGAATGAACCGTCTTGGATTCCGAGGAAGTTCCATCCGTGCACATCATCCACATATCCGTTTTTATCATTGTCTTTTCCGTCGTTTTTTTCTTTTGAATTACGCCAAAGAGCGGGAACTAAATCAATGGATGTAGTGTCTATGCCTGAATCAATAATGCCTACGATGATTTGCTGCCGTGGCTTTAATTTTTTGACTTGCAGGAAATGTAAAGCTGCTTCCATATTTACGCCCTGCATTGTGTCATTATACATTTTATACCAACTTGGATATGTGATTGTTTGTCCTTTGAGGTAATTTGTGGATATCCCTAGAAAGAAAAACAGAAAAAGTAGTAATTTAGAATTTTTCATATCGTTATGTTTTGTTCTTGATATGTCTAATGACATTATAGTGCAAAAATACAATATTATCTGAAAAAAGCAACAAATTACGCACCGATTTGATAAAAATTACCCTTGCTACGGATAGTTGTAACAAGGGTAATTTCGATAAAAGAGGAGTTTGGACCCCTTCAGCAGATTTTACTTATATATTTTGATGTGAAGCAATATCACTTCATTGTTTTTTGGCATGCGGATAATCAATCGTATAATGCAATCCGCGGCTTTCTTTGCGTTCCATTGCCTGACGCATAATCAGATAACCCACATTCACCATATTGCGCAATTCGCAGATTTCTTTGGATGCTACGCTGCGTTTGAACAGACTTTCGGTCTCTTCATAAATAATATCGAGTCTGTCCCAGGCACGTTTCAGACGGAGATCGCTGCGGACAATACCCACATACGTACTCATAATCTGGTTCACTTCCTTCATGCTCTGTGTAATGAGCACCATTTCTTCCGGAGAACGGGTTCCTTCATCGTTCCATTCGGGGATATCTTCATTATAAGAATATTGATCGATAACTTGTAGACTGTGTTTGGCGGCAGCATCTGCATATACCACTGCTTCAATCAGTGAGTTGGAAGCCAGGCGGTTACCACCATGTAATCCGGTGCAGGAACATTCTCCCACGGCATAAAGACGTTCGATGGAAGATTGTCCGTTCAAGTCGACAAGGATACCTCCGCAGAGATAGTGGGCGGCCGGAGCTACGGGGATATAATCTTTTGTGATGTCGATACCCAGACTCTGGCATTTCTCGTAGATATTGGGGAAATGTTTCTTTGTCTCTTCAGGATCTTTATGCGTGACGTCCAGGTATACATGATCATCCCCACGGTTCTTCATTTCATTGTCAATGGCACGCGCTACAATGTCACGAGGAGCGAGTGAAAGACGGGGATCGTATTTCTGCATGAATTCTTTGCCATCCAGTGTGCGTAATACACCTCCGTAACCG contains these protein-coding regions:
- a CDS encoding prolyl oligopeptidase family serine peptidase; the encoded protein is MKKNSIACFIGLLSCLYIQAQGTSAPFYNVVEKADWTRAEKFSADSLDLYVKGKRPYPTWVEGSYYFYYNVKEDNGILYYLVNSKNGKKRAMIKDNEQFVRQYAKIIGDTLDASNIQLYGFRFKKNDFNRFYLDKKGKSIMYDMQTGMLTQVKPENKKQECPIIKQVYHSTDSLFTMLGCGYDLYIRNNRTGNVRRLTTDGKENASYTYRCTKDTIEDNSRGFWLGHRYIYLMQDMSEVKEISLINSLTHQRPTTKTFKMPMPGDAGVRQYRLYWYDADHEQGKMLPIDKYPDQVVALDHFRSPESLFLTRRSRKADKIDFCRINLIDGTVTELISEECTPHINLTLSDYRIVEKGKYFIWWSERTGKGNYYLYDSNGQLLNRITQGDNLIAGNIVHVDTLQRNIIFAGYGQEPGINPYYTFYYKASLDGKRQMLLTPGNGNHELTLSDDRRYAIDQYSRMDLAPVMNVLSIDRPNRRFEVARMDDSKLRRAGWQPPVLLKLKAADGKTDLYGLMYLPSQLDKTKKYPIISNVYPGPQDDQVPQSFTLDDNGNQSLAELGFIVINVAPRGSSPLRGHDFYNFGYGNLRDYPLADDKNVINQLAHEYPFIDLDRVGIYGHSGGAFQAVAAILTYPDFYKVAIAASGNHDNNIYIQWWGETFHGLTEKTDPKTGKTVFSTKIPTNMELAGNLKGRLMLITGDVDKNVPPSSTYRLADALIKANKRFDMFILPGKDHGVMCPYYQNLIRYYFVENLIQPIKRHIDIINHN
- a CDS encoding S8 family serine peptidase, with protein sequence MEAALHFLQVKKLKPRQQIIVGIIDSGIDTTSIDLVPALWRNSKEKNDGKDNDKNGYVDDVHGWNFLGIQDGSFSMISAGTEEYREFKRLYPIYKNVKLETIQDTAEYAYYERMKKKAGIMSYIKFVNYTAIKDKAYQLVDSVLATIPGMNIDTLTIDRLIHLPIENEIWNNACQTLSVDLLKKGKQTLWKDVYQEHRNTFALMLKRLDGIEHDADKRLLMGDNLKDSSDRFYGNPLLQAEGCEHGTFVAGVIAGQGINDNTITGVWPQARLMIIRAVPDGDEYDKDISSAIRYAADNGAKVVNMSLGKYTSPDATMVNDAIAYALKKDVLIIQAAGNNKRNIDYTAYFPSAKDSKGKTFGNYLRIGSSNKKGQPSEFSNYGIKEVDVYAPGEEITSVTVGNQYMVSQGTSIATPVVSGVAAMLRAYFPKLTAAQIKEILIKSVRPVSELKDRCTSGGIIDALQAAKLATEYNKKR
- the nadB gene encoding L-aspartate oxidase, which translates into the protein MVRKFDFLVIGSGIAGMSFALKVAHKGKVALICKSGLEEANTYFAQGGVASVTNLLVDNFDKHIEDTMIAGDWISNRAAVEKVVREAPAQIKELIKWGVDFDKNEKGEFDLHREGGHSEFRILHHKDNTGAEIQDSLIKAVQQHPNITVIENKFAIEILTQHHLGITVTRQTPDIKCYGAYILDPQTGKVDTYLAKVTLMATGGVGAVYKTTTNPLVATGDGIAMVYRAKGTVKDMEFVQFHPTALYHPGDRPSFLITEAMRGYGGVLRTLDGKEFMQKYDPRLSLAPRDIVARAIDNEMKNRGDDHVYLDVTHKDPEETKKHFPNIYEKCQSLGIDITKDYIPVAPAAHYLCGGILVDLNGQSSIERLYAVGECSCTGLHGGNRLASNSLIEAVVYADAAAKHSLQVIDQYSYNEDIPEWNDEGTRSPEEMVLITQSMKEVNQIMSTYVGIVRSDLRLKRAWDRLDIIYEETESLFKRSVASKEICELRNMVNVGYLIMRQAMERKESRGLHYTIDYPHAKKQ